The Lycium barbarum isolate Lr01 chromosome 9, ASM1917538v2, whole genome shotgun sequence genome has a segment encoding these proteins:
- the LOC132609942 gene encoding cation-dependent phenylpropanoid and flavonoid 8-O-methyltransferase 1-like → MASLSNSNSNYNSDSKGLLQSRELHEYVLETAVYPREPELLKEIRVITTNHPECIMTTAPEAGQLMALLLKLTNAKKTIEIGVFTGYSLLLTALTIPEDGKITAIDLNRDTYEMGLPVIKKAGVEHKINFIQSPALLALDVLLKDHDNKGSFDFAFVDADKVSYQKYHERLLELVKVGGIIVYDNTLWFGTVAMPEESVREGLKPNRHHIIEFNKFVAADTRIQISQVPLGDGITVCRRLM, encoded by the exons ATGGCTTCGCTTTCCAACTCTAATTCCAACTACAACTCCGACTCCAAGGGACTGTTGCAGAGTCGAGAATTGCATGAG TATGTACTGGAGACTGCTGTGTACCCACGGGAGCCAGAGCTTCTCAAAGAGATCAGAGTTATCACTACAAATCATCCAGA GTGTATAATGACAACTGCACCAGAAGCAGGCCAACTGATGGCGTTGCTCTTGAAACTGACAAACGCTAAAAAGACAATTGAAATTGGAGTGTTCACTGGATACTCTTTGCTCCTCACAGCCCTTACAATTCCTGAAGATGGCAAG ATTACGGCTATAGATCTGAATCGGGATACATACGAGATGGGATTGCCAGTTATCAAAAAGGCTGGAGTTGAGCACAAAATCAACTTCATTCAGTCGCCAGCATTATTAGCCCTTGATGTACTCTTGAAAGat CATGACAATAAAGGAAGTTTCGATTTTGCTTTCGTTGATGCGGACAAAGTTAGCTATCAAAAGTACCATGAGAGACTGTTGGAGTTGGTGAAGGTGGGTGGTATAATAGTGTATGATAATACACTCTGGTTTGGAACAGTTGCTATGCCAGAGGAGTCTGTAAGGGAAGGACTGAAACCAAACAGGCATCACATCATTGAATTTAATAAATTTGTAGCTGCTGATACTCGCATTCAAATTTCTCAAGTCCCTTTAGGTGATGGAATCACCGTTTGCAGGCGACTCATGTGA